The sequence GATAGCGATCCGCGAGCATCTGCGCCGCAACGCAGGCCGATCCATACGTGCCCGAAATACCCGACGACAACGCCAGGTGCAGCACGTCTTTACCCTCGGCAACAAACGGCTCCCAAAACTCCTCGTACTCACCAACACTCACCTGAGACGTCTTGGGCATGGCGCCCGCGGCAATCTGGGCAAAAAAATCGTCCGGCGCAATCGACTGATACAGATCGTCCGTATAGACAACATCGTCGATCTCGTAATGAAAACACACGACAGGGATATTGCGCGACGCAAAGAACTCACGGGTTCGATCGGCGGCGGATTCACAGGTCAGGACAAAATCACTCATATGAGGCTCCTTACTCATTGCTGCGCAAATTATCGCACTGCAAGCGTGAATACGGTACAAATGTCCACTATTTACCAAATTGAAGCAAAGGTAGTGAACATCTTTACCGTCATCATCTCTATCGATCCCGGAGGCATGCGTCTGCAAAAACGACCCTGCGTCTCCACTCAACCGCCATATCTACCTCAACTAAATCGATTTACCAAACCGTTCGGCAAACAATTCGACCTCTCATCTCCAATCGAAACAAAAGCGGCGCATACTGATAAACGTTTGACGATGCTTTATCAGTTTTACCAACCACATCGGAAGGTGCTTCATGGCCGCATTCGATCACAATCCGCACGACTTCAAGTATCTGCGCCTGCTGTCGAGACAGTTCCCCACCGAGCAATCCGCATTCACCGAGATTATCAATCTCTCGGCCATCCTCAACCTGCCCAAGGGCACCGAGCATTTTATGAGCGATGTGCATGGCGAGTACGAAGCCTTTATGCACATCCTCAATAACTGCTCGGGCGTCGTGCGCGAGCATGTCGACGAAATCTTTGGCGACACGCTCTCCTTTGGCGAAAAGGGCGAGCTGTGCACGCTCATCTACTATCCGCGCGAGAAGATCGATCTTGTCCGCAGCCGGCGCGAGGACTCGCCCACCTGGTACAAGACCATGCTCGACCAGCTCATCGTGGTTGCCCGCTCGCTTTCGAGCCGCTATACCCGCTCTAAGGTACGTAAGGCCATCCCGCGCGATTACGCCTACATCATCGACGAGTTGCTGCACACGCATCCAGACGAGAACAACTACCGCGTGCGTTATCACGAGCGCATTATCGAATCCATCTTAGAGACCGCCAGCGCCGACGACTTTATCGAGTCGCTCGCCTCGCTCATCAAGCGCCTCGCCGTCGACCACCTGCACTTGGTGGGCGACATCTTCGATCGCGGTGGCGGCGCGGCCAAGATTATGGACTGCCTGCTCACCTATCATTCGCTCGATATTCAGTGGGGCAACCACGACCTGCTGTGGATGGGTGCCGCTGCCGGCGAGCCCGCCTGCATCGCCACGGTACTGCGCAACAACCTGCGCTACGACAACTACGAGATTCTCGAGAACGACTATGGCATCTCGCTGCGCGAGCTTGTCGCCTTCGCCGACGCCACCTATACCGCCGGCGAGTCCATCAGCCCGCTGATCAAAGCCATCAACGTCCTGCTTTTTAAGCTCGAGGGCCAGATTATCCAGCGCCACCCCGAGTTCGACATGGCAGACCGCCTGCTGCTCGACAAGATCGATCACGACGCCGGCACGGTCGCCCTCGCCGACGGCAGCGTATGGCCGCTCACGACCAACGACTTCCCCACCGTCGATCCGGCGGACCCATACACGCTCACGCCCCAGGAGCAACACATCATCGACAAGCTCGTGTCCGAGTTTGTCACCGCCGATCACCTGCATCGCCATATCGATTTCCTCTACACCCACGGCTCGATGTACAAGGTCACCAACGGCAACCTGCTGTTCCACGGCTGCGTGCCGCTCAACGAAGACGGCACCTTTAGCAGCATGAACTGCCTGGGCACCTGGCATGCTGGCCGCGATTACTTCGATTTTTGCGACCACATCGCCCGCCGCGCCTGGCGCGTCGGCGACCGCGATGCCCTCGACTGGATGTGGTACCTGTGGATTGGCTTTAACTCACCCGCCAGCGGACGCGTGGTGCGCACGTTCGAGCGCGCCTACATCGCCGACAAGAGCACGTGGGTCGAGCCGATGGACCCGTACTATACGCTCACCACGTCCTCGTCCGTTTGCGACGACATCATGCGCGAGTTTGGCGTCGCCCCCATGGCCTGCTCGCCGACGGGCCACATCATCAACGGCCATACCCCGGTCAAAACCACCAAGGGCGAGCAGCCCATCCGCGCCAACGGCAAGTTGCTGGTCATCGACGGCGGTTTCTGTCGCGCCTACCATCCCAAAACGGGCATCGCCGGCTACACGCTCATCTCGAGCTCGCGCGGATGCCGCCTCAAGTCGCACCAGGCCTTTACCACCGTTGCCGAGGCGCTCACCCGCAACATCGACATCGAAAGCGAGACCAACCGCTTTGACGAGGCCGACCGGCGCCGCATGGTGAGCGACACCGATACCGGTGCCAAGATTCGCAGCCAGATCCAGGACCTGCGCCAGCTGCTCGATGCATATAGAAACGGTGCTATCGAGGAGCGTGCCTAGCCCCGCCCACGGGGATTGGCTAAACTTTCTGGGTTTGTCGTCCCCACGGCGCCCCGGCGCCACCCTAAGGCAGGTACCATGCAAAAGCTCCTTGCACAGATCATGAAATTCGGCGTCGTCGGCGTCATTGCCACTGTCATCGACTTTGGCATCATGAATCTGCTCCACTACGGTCTGGGTCTCAACATCCTAATCGCCAACACCAGCGGCTTTATCGTCTCGCTCATCTTTAACTACGTCGCGAGCATGAAGTACGTGTTTGCGCACAAGGAGGGCATGAGCCGCCGCCGCGAGTTCATCATCTTTGTCGTGCTGTCCGTTATTGGCCTGGCGCTCAACGATGGCATCGTGCTGGCCCTCAACGCCGGCCTGGGCCTCGAGGCCAATATCGCCAAGATTTGCGCTACCGCGCTGGTCATGGTCTACAACTTTGTAACGCGCAAGATCTTCCTGGAGGGCGAGCAGACCAAGTAGCCCGGCCTCCTCGTTGCACTACGGGGCCCACGGACGACGCGCGTCGAGCGCTGCGTTGTTCGTGGGCCTTGCTCGTTTACGGCAAGATTTGCAACGTTTGCGGATTGCCTCTTGAATATTTGGCGAGTTCGTATAGTTCTTGCCAAAGACCTTACGTTTCCCACGCAAAAGCTCTAAAGTATCTCGTTGCTCGATTCGTCAACGCATTGGATGTGATTACGTGCGCAAGGCACTGGCACAACCTCATACCAAGCAATTCCTCAAGTTCGCTGTCGTGGGTCTTATCTCCTTTGGCATCGACTGGGGTATGCTCATTGCGCTCGTCGAGCTGTTCCACCTCGACTTTTTGATGAGCACCACGATCTCGTTTACCACGTCTGTCGTGGTCAACTACTGGCTCAGCATGAAGTACGTGTTCGACCATCGCGAGGGCATGAGCCGCAAGCGCGAGTTCACGATCTTCACCATCCTGTCGGTGATCGGTTTGGGCCTCAACGACCTGTACATGTTTGTGGGCGTCACGTTTTTGAGCATCGGCTACCAGGCCATGAAGGCCATCGCCACGTTCCTGGTCACCTGGTACAACTACTTTAGCCGTCGCTTTTTCCTCGAGGGCGCGCAGTCGTAGTTTGTTCGACATTAGCTTGAAGGTATAACCGGTTGGAATTTTCGTTCCAACCGGTTTTTTGTTTACAGAGAGACCCGGCGACCCAGTCCCATTCGCATGAAAAACGGGCGGCTCGGATGTTTGTCCGAACCGCCCGCATGGCGTGTTATGTCGAGGCCTCTAGCCCGTTACGTAATACCAAACGACGTTGTCGCCATTGGAGAGAACGTAGTTACTGCAGGCCGTCATGGGCGTTGTGCCGTTGACGGAGTACATCCAGCCGCTCGTGCCGCCGTACTGTTTCTCGGCCAAACCACCAATCGCAGAAACATACGTGCCGTACGATGAGCCGTGTGCGTTGACAGAAAGGCCCAGCGCGCACAGGGCATCGTAAACGGTGGCGCCTTCGTTAAAGGTAAAGGTGCCGCCAGAGGACACGGGATTGCCCACAGCGCTCGATGTGACCGAAACCGTCACCGTAACGTAGTTGGACTCCTGTGAGCCGCTTTGGCTGCCCGAGGAGGCGTTTCCACCATTAGAGGATGAGGCTCCATCAGACGACTGGCCACCGCCCGAAGAAGCACCGCCAGACGCATTGGAAGTATCACCGGCTCCCGTATTTTGGGCAGCGGATTTATCGCCAGACTTCTTGCCGCCCCGGTCCTCGGACTTCTTGCTATCCGAGTTTTTGTCCGATTCCTTGTTTGAAGACTCGGAATCCTTGGAACTGGCCTCGCCCGAAGTCGTAGTCGTAGTCGAGCCAAACCCCTTGGTGTCCTTGGCGACGACGCTCTCCCCCGTCACGGTCTGAACGATCCAGTCAATGGACCAGGCGCCGCTCTCGGAAGGATGGACGAAGCCCAGCGAGACGACGATCAGAATGGTGCACGCGGCAGCAAGAACGCCAAGGAGCGCCTTGCGACGAGAGGCGGACGCCGCCGAAGCGGCGCCCTGTTGCTTTGCATCGTCGAACTGAATGAACGAGGAATCTGGTTGCTTGGGGTCAGCGTCCTTGGATTTATTGGACACAACCCTCACCTACCGACGTTTGGTGAACACGAACACGCCGACGATGGCGAGACCGATGACGCCGGCGGCAACGCCAACAATGGCGAGCGGGTTGGTGCCAGTCTCCTGCTCGGAAGCACTAGAGGACTTCTTAGCAGTGGTCGTAGAAGCAGCACCCGTATCGGACTTGGAATCGGACTTCTTGTCGGACTTCTTGTCGGACTTGCTGTCCTTCTTGTCAGACTTCTTCTCGTCCTTCTTATCGGACTTATCGGAGTCCTTCTTGTCGGACTTGTTGTCCTTGGTCTCGGTCTTGGTCGACACCGTCGTCTTGGTCACCGGCTTCTTGCCCGGGGCAATAGCGCCGCCCTTCGAGCCGGAGCCAGAACCCGCGCCAGCGCCAGTGCCGGAACCAGTACCGGTACCAGAACCGCCGCCGCCATTCGAACCAGCGCCGCCATCACCGCCAGGGTTAACGGCATTCTTGGTCCACTTGGCATACAGCGTCAGATCGGCCGTCACCGGCGTGCTAAAGTCATACGCCTGCGTACAAGCCTCATCGGTATACCAACCGCCGAAAGTGTAGCCATCGCGCGTCGGATCGGCCGGCTTGACCAGCTTGCCATCGGCCGTAGCAACAAACTTAGTGTCGCAAGCAGACCCGCCGTTGGAGTTAAAGGCAACCGTCCAAGACTCGACAGCTCCAAGTTTAAACAGCGTGCCCGAATCATTAATGTAGTAGAGATTGCCAGAAGCATCGGCAATGACCGGAGAGTCACAGTACTGGTAATGACCAGCCGCATCATAAATCTGCGTCGCCTCTGCATCGCCGAGCGTATAGCGATACACGCCACCACCAGCAGAGTAGTTGACGTAATCCTTGCTATCCGCGCTGTTAACGGTGAAGTACACATAGGTCTTGCCGCCCTGAACACTCACCAGCGGAGTAGCAGCAATACCGTTGAGGCCAGCCGGCAGCGCCTTGCCGTCGGCAGCAGCGACCATCGTGGTCTTACCCGTCTTCAGGTTATAGAGAACCAGAGCAGAGCCAGTAGCCGTCTGTCCGCCGACAATCAGATTGTCACCAGACACCGCAGGGGCGCTCAGATTATTCGTAAGGCCCAGATCAACCGTCTTCTGTTCACTCAGCACGCCCTTCGCCGAAAGCGAAATCACATGGAGCTTTCCGTCGTGCGTCATCTGATAGAAGGTCGAACCATTGGACGGATCGGCAATGCAATCGGCATTTGCGACAGCGCCGAGCTTCATGGTCGAAACGACATCGCCCGTCGTCTTATCAATGCACTTAAGCGTACCCGCGCTCGTAGGAACGATGGCATACTTATCCGTCAAAGCCGCACCAGTCCAGTAATAGCCCTCGGCAGGGTCGATGTTCTGCCAAGAAACTTCGCCCGTGGCAATCTTAATGCGCGCAAAGGAGCCGTTGCCGTAGGTCGCGTTGTAATTCTCGTCATACGAAATATCGACCGAGCCTACATAGACGTACTCGCCGTCCGAAACGACGGTGCAGGAGCTCTGCGTCAAGTCCGTCAAACCAGGCGTCAGCCACTTGCAGATCAGCTTGTCTGCAGTAATCGCCTGGACCGCACCGCCGTTGAGCGGAACGATGATAAGGCCATTGGTATAGATCGGACGAGAGGTATAGCTCACCTTGGAGGCAAGCGGCGCAGAGGCAACCTTTTTGCCCGTGGACGAATCGATCTTGATGAGCTCGTTCTCGGTCGCGATGTACACAAAGCCGTTGGCGATGACAGGTTCGCTGCAGTTGGCATACTGCTGACCAGACTCGGCCTTCCAATCGAAGGCCCACTTAAGACCGGCGGCCTGCGCAGGCGTCTTGGCATCCGTTACGGTCGAACCGTTGCCACTGTTGCCGTAGCCGGCCCACTCGGCATCCCAATCAGGAGTCGTCGCACTCGGGTCCACGACAACCTTGTCGGGATCGGGCATGGGCGAATCGTCGGTGGTATAGGCAAGCGTGACCTTATCGCCGCTCTTGAGCGTAATCTGATTGGCGCAGAGTAAGGAGGGCTCTCCATTGATATACAGGTGCCAATATTTATTGGTCGCAGCATCATAACCGTACGACTTGTCTTCGAACGGCGATTTGATGGAATTGAGGAACCAGTACTCGCCACTCTGGGAGCCGTTGTACGTAACGCCCTTGGCCTTCAGAACCGTCTCAATAAGGTTCTGGGCAGTAGAGCCTTCAGGCAAAGAAACACTGCTTGCCGAGCCCCAGCGAGTATTGTTGCCGTTGACATCGGGACCGATAACATCGGCGGATCCAAGCACCTGACCGGGGAGGGCATCGGCGTCAGCACCATACATAAAGGTGACGGCGTCACCCTCCTGGAGCTTGTAGGCACCGGCGCCAACGTCGGCGAACTTGCCATTTACGTAGAAGCGCCAATAGCTCTTGGTCGCAGCATCCCAGCCATAGGACTTACTGTCGAACGGCGAAGTAATACCGTTGAGGAACCAGCCCCAAGACGATTCGCTAGCATCGAGCTTAAGGCCGGTCTGCTCAAGGAGATCCTTGGCAGTAGAGCCCGCCTTGAGACTCGTCTGACCCGTCGAAGCCCAAACCTGCTGCTTGCCGTCCTTGTCCTTACCGAGAACCTGAACAGAAGCATGGACAGAATCGGACGGCAACTGGTCGCCCCAGCCACCGTAGAACCACGTGACGGTATCGCCGGCATGGATGGTGACATTGTCCGCCGTATAGTCACTCGACTTGCCGTTGATAAACAGCTGCCAATAGGTCGAATAATCTTGGGGCGTACCCAGCTCAACACCGTTGTACTTAAGGCTCAGAATGAAGGAGCCCGCAGCAACGGCGTCAATATCATTCGCCTCGAGCGCGACCTTCGTAAGGTCAAGTGCGCTCGAGCCGGACGTCACCACATACTGCGCGTTATCGACCCAAGTCTGAGTCTTGCCCTGGGCATCGCGACCAATGACGGTCACATTTGCGGCAACCTGGTCCTTAACGACAGGGGACGAGCTACCAGCCGTATAGGCAAACTCAATCTTCTGCCCCTAGGTGAGCTTGACGCTGCTCGCGCCAACCGAGGAAGACGCGCCGTCGACGAACAGCTGCCAGAAGGCATAAGTCGTCGGATCGTAGGCAAGCGTGCGGCCATCGCTCGGAGATGTGATGCTTTCGAGGTAGAAACCGTATGCCGTGTTCGGTTCGTACTTCGCCTTGAGGCCCATCTTCTCCTGCAGCTTAATGAAGGCATCCGCAGCCGTCGCGCCCTCGTCGAGCTTGAGCTGCGTAGGTGCCACCCAGGTCTGAGCCTTGCCGTCAGCATCGGTGCCGATAATCGAGAACGAGACCTCGACCTGCTTCTTGGCGACATCGCCGGTTTCTGTCGGGTTCTCTGTCTGAACGGCAGCCGCGGCGGCAGATCCCGCTTGGCCAGCGGATGCCGTCGAAGACTGCTCGCTCGTGGCAGGGCTCTCCCCCGTCGCCGAGCCTTCGCCGCCAGTTGCTGCCTCTGTTATGGCTGCACTAGCTGCAGGCGCGCCCTCGGAATCCGAAACCTCGGCGCCGCTCTGCTCAGCGGTACCGCCCGCAAGCGCTGCGTCCTCGCCCGGCGTCGCAGCCTGAGCCACAGCCTCGGCAATGCCCTCGGCGCCCTCGGCCCAAAGTTGCGCCGGCGTGGTGCCAAAAGCCATGGCAAAAGCCAGGAACGCCACCAGACCGCGCTTGGCTACGCCACGGGCAATCGCTCCATGGCGACGCCACGAGGCGCGCTGGCACTCGTCCTCAAACATATCCATTTGTCTCCTATTGTCTGAACTTGGAGCATTGCCCAGCGGCTGCCCCACGTCATCGCGCACATTGCGCTCGAGTACCCCCATCGGGGTCCCCCTTCCCTCCAGAGCCCAACGCGTACCGGCGGCATGCGCCGCGGCCGCGTACAAGATGGGAGGCGATCCGACTTAACCTTACCGACCCGGGCGCGCCGTCCGATCTGCGACGCGACTATCCCGGGCCAAGAGGAATTACGGTTACTGGTACAGCCGGGGACTTGCACCCCGATTCTCCCAAACGCGCAGGAAAACCACGCATTCGTGCGTCTCCGCACCACCATCTAGGCCATCGATTATTACTGTCAGTATGGTATCACGCAAAAGGGCCCCGCACACAGGCGAAGCCCAAGGTAAAAGCTATGGTTTGCGATAGAAAAGGGTGAGGATGGAATGCCGAGCAAAAGGATCCGTCTTCCTCTGATCCCGCGAAATCGTTACCGCTTGCCGCCGTGGCTGTTGCGCCAGATCTCGCGGCCCAGCATCAGCGCCAGCACCAGCGCGCTCACGTAGCCCATAAAGCCAATCACCGGGATACCAAACACAACCGGCTCGATGCGCGCGTAGTACACCACCGACGAACCGATAAACAGACCGGCGATCACAATTGCCATCGACATGCGGTCGATGATTCCACCCAGCTGCCGCAGCGCCTTATCGCTGCTCATGATCTGCGTGTTCACCTTAAGCTGGCCGCGCGTGAGCATACGCGACGCCAAGCCCAGATACTCGGCCGCCTCGAGCGAGCCTTTTGCCGCGCGATAGCTGCTCGCCGCAAAGTCGCGCCCCATTTCGCGGACGCGCACATAGGCGCTCTTCTCGTTTTTGATGTGCGCTTGGATGATCTGGATCATGTTGACGTTGGGCATGTACTCGGTCAGCAGACCCTCGAGCGTCACCATGCCGCGGGCGAACATCGTCACCACGCTCGGCAGCTCAACGTCGTTTTTGCGCGCCAGGTTTAGCAACGAGGTCAAAAACTCGCCGATATCCAGGTCCTTAAGATCGAGTCCTGCAAAGTCGGCTACGATAAAGTCCAAATCGGACAAAAAGGCCGAATGATCGAGCTCGGCCGAATCACCGCGCGTCACGGCAAAACGCATGAGCGAATCCTTGAGCTTGGGCACATCGCCCTCGGCCACGGCAAAGATCATATCCTTGACGATACCGCGGTCGTGGCTCGACATGCGCCCGACCATGCCCAGGTCAATAAAGTAGACAATGCCGTCCTTGAGGATGATGTTTCCCGCATGCGGGTCGGCATGGAAAAAGCCGTCATCGAGCACCTGCGTCGAGTAGTCCTCGACGATTGCGGCACCGATCTTTTCCAAGTCATAACCCTCGGCCACCAAGCGTTCAGGATCGGCGATCGAAATGCCGTCGACGTAGTCCATAACCACCACGTGCTCGGTGCACAGGTCCAGATAGGATTTAGGGCACGTCACGCCATGAACGCTCTTATGGAACTCGTAAAAGTCATTGAGGTTTTTGGCCTCGGCCAAAAAGTTGGTCTCCTCGCGAAATGAGGTCCACAGCTCTTCGACCACACCGTGCAGGTCAACAAACTGATCGGTGTTGACGAACTTGGAAACGATGCGCACCACCGAGCGAATGATGTCGATGTCCTGCGCCATAACCTGTTGCGCGCCGGGGCGCTGCACCTTAACGGCCACGTCCTCGCCCGTCACCAGGCGGGCACGGTGTACCTGCGCGAGCGACGCGCTTCCGAGCGGGTTGGGGTCGATCGCGTCGAACATCTGCCCCAAGCGCTGGCCGTACTCCTCTTCCAGACAGCGGAGCACTACCTCATACGGCACCGGGTCTACGTCGGAGCGCAGGCGGCGCAGCTCGTCGCAAAACCGCTGCGGCAAAATCTCGGACCGGTTGGCCAGGATCTGCCCCATCTTGACGAACATGGGACCGAGCTCTTCGAGCAGACGACGCAGACGCACCGGCGTGAGGTTATCCCATACGCGGTACTTTTTGATCAGGCGAACGATCTGCCCAATGCGCTCACGACGACCTGCCGGTGTGAGCTGATACTCCTCGTCCGGCGCCATCGCGTCGGGCTCCTCGGGGACCATATCGACAGCGCGTGGCTTCTTGCGAGCGCCCGAGACGGCGGCCTCAACCTCATCGACAACCGCCGTCTCGTCACCCAAGGGATCTAGATTGTTGTAATCAGTGGTGGAATCTGCCATCTGCGCTGCTACTCGGCCTCTTCGGTGTCCTCTGCATCGTCGGGCTCAACGGACTCGACGGGCACCGAAGTCACGTTGTCCTCGACCGAGTCGACGATGTCGCGCACATGGGCCAGGAAGGCCGTGCGCTCGGGGGCGGTCATAACGCGGACGCGGGCCAGGATGAGCTCGTCGAGCACGCGCTGCGCCGCAGTCTCGCCCTGCATGCCCAGGCGCTCGGTCAGGTCGGAAATGGTGCCGCCGGCCTGCTCGAACATATCGGACACGCTGCGGGCGATATCGGGAGTGCCGGCGTCCTTGCGCACCTGCTCACCCTTGGTATTGAGGTCGTCAAGGACCTTCTTGCCGCCCTCAACGGCAACGGCAGCGGCGCCGAAGCCCACGTTGATGGCACCGTTAACAAGCTGATCGAATTTCATAACCATGGTTGGCTCCAATCATGAACAACTGCATTGGCGTTCTTGTACCCAAGATTGGGTGAACGACACAAAATCGTTTTATCGCCAAGATAGAAATCGAGCGGGGCGAAGCCTTTGACGGCGTTTGTCCCGCTCGTTCGCCGCAAGGCCGTCTTTACCTTACGTTGTCATTCATCGCGAAGGAGTTCTTCATGGCACAGCTCGTGGTGTAGAGCACCTTGCCCAACAGGGCATCGGTCTCCACGCGCACGAGCTCGGCAAAGGCCTCGTTGGCGCGGGCGAGCTCGGCGGGCGCCTCGGCCTCGGGCAGCGCGGCCACGGCGGCATCGACGTCGTGGATCTGCTTGTGGCCCATGCCGCCAACTTTCTCCTGATAATCCTCGACCGCGCGACCGCACTCATGGAAGCGAACATCGGCCAAGGCACCGATCAGGCGATTTGCCCAATAGAAATTCTCGGACGTCACGCGAGCCTGCGTGTCGGCATAGTACTCGGGCATGGTCTCGACATTGGCGTACAGCGGCACGAGCGCGTTAAACGAGTTGGAGCCAAACGCCATCCACTGCACGGCGCGATACGCCGGCTGCGCATAGGGGCGCAGCTGCAGCACGGCAAGCTGGCTGTTGCGGTTGATGCCGATGGGACGATAGGCGCCGCGCGTGGCGGGCGTGCCCTTGCTGCCGTAGCAGTCGTACTCTGTGCCCTGGTAGTGGCTCGAAAGCACGTACTTGATGTCCTCGATGGTCACCTTGCGCTCGGGCACGCGGCTCCAGGGGATGTCGTCGCTCTCGGGCGTGTAGTCGGCGTCGGGACCGTCCCACACATCGCTGGGGTTGAGGCAGCGCTGCATGTACCAGGCGCGCGGCGTGTTGTAGACGTGGTCGCTGTCGCTGTGCGAGCCAAAGGCCTCGCGCGGGTTAAAGACCGCAGCGGGACCATCGCCCTTAACGCCCAGCGTCAGATCCAGATGCCACTCGGCCATCCAGGAGCGCAGGTCGGCGGAGCACATGTGGTCGACCTGGGCGCCCTCGGCGTCGTCCAGGTCAAAGCTATCGATACCCAGCTGGTTGGGCATGGTCACGTAGGCATCATCGGGCACGCGCTTGGCGATCCAGTGGTGGCCGCCGATGGTCTCGAGCCACCAGATCTCGTCAACATCACTAAAGGCGATGCCGTTGTTCTCGTAGGTGCCGTAGCGCTCGAGCAGGTCGCCCAGGATGCGCACACCGTCGCGGGCGGACTTGGCGTACGGCAGCACCAGGGTCACCATATCCTCCTCGCCCAAACCACCGGGCTGCGCCGGAACATAGCCGTCCTCGCCCTCGTTGCCCTTGGCGGGCACGTAGTCCACGAGCGGATCGGCGCCGCGGACGCGCTCGTTGGTGGTGAGCGTCTCGGTTGCGGACATGCCAACATTGAGCTCGTTGAAGCCGGCCTCGGCCCAAATGCCATGACCGGGGACAACGTCGGGGACGCTTGTATAACGCATGGGATTATCGGGCAGCTCAACGGTCAGGTGGCTCAAGACGCTCGTGTAGAC is a genomic window of Collinsella aerofaciens containing:
- a CDS encoding DUF4430 domain-containing protein — encoded protein: MTVIGRDAQGKTQTWVDNAQYVVTSGSSALDLTKVALEANDIDAVAAGSFILSLKYNGVELGTPQDYSTYWQLFINGKSSDYTADNVTIHAGDTVTWFYGGWGDQLPSDSVHASVQVLGKDKDGKQQVWASTGQTSLKAGSTAKDLLEQTGLKLDASESSWGWFLNGITSPFDSKSYGWDAATKSYWRFYVNGKFADVGAGAYKLQEGDAVTFMYGADADALPGQVLGSADVIGPDVNGNNTRWGSASSVSLPEGSTAQNLIETVLKAKGVTYNGSQSGEYWFLNSIKSPFEDKSYGYDAATNKYWHLYINGEPSLLCANQITLKSGDKVTLAYTTDDSPMPDPDKVVVDPSATTPDWDAEWAGYGNSGNGSTVTDAKTPAQAAGLKWAFDWKAESGQQYANCSEPVIANGFVYIATENELIKIDSSTGKKVASAPLASKVSYTSRPIYTNGLIIVPLNGGAVQAITADKLICKWLTPGLTDLTQSSCTVVSDGEYVYVGSVDISYDENYNATYGNGSFARIKIATGEVSWQNIDPAEGYYWTGAALTDKYAIVPTSAGTLKCIDKTTGDVVSTMKLGAVANADCIADPSNGSTFYQMTHDGKLHVISLSAKGVLSEQKTVDLGLTNNLSAPAVSGDNLIVGGQTATGSALVLYNLKTGKTTMVAAADGKALPAGLNGIAATPLVSVQGGKTYVYFTVNSADSKDYVNYSAGGGVYRYTLGDAEATQIYDAAGHYQYCDSPVIADASGNLYYINDSGTLFKLGAVESWTVAFNSNGGSACDTKFVATADGKLVKPADPTRDGYTFGGWYTDEACTQAYDFSTPVTADLTLYAKWTKNAVNPGGDGGAGSNGGGGSGTGTGSGTGAGAGSGSGSKGGAIAPGKKPVTKTTVSTKTETKDNKSDKKDSDKSDKKDEKKSDKKDSKSDKKSDKKSDSKSDTGAASTTTAKKSSSASEQETGTNPLAIVGVAAGVIGLAIVGVFVFTKRR
- a CDS encoding DUF4430 domain-containing protein, encoding MGVLERNVRDDVGQPLGNAPSSDNRRQMDMFEDECQRASWRRHGAIARGVAKRGLVAFLAFAMAFGTTPAQLWAEGAEGIAEAVAQAATPGEDAALAGGTAEQSGAEVSDSEGAPAASAAITEAATGGEGSATGESPATSEQSSTASAGQAGSAAAAAVQTENPTETGDVAKKQVEVSFSIIGTDADGKAQTWVAPTQLKLDEGATAADAFIKLQEKMGLKAKYEPNTAYGFYLESITSPSDGRTLAYDPTTYAFWQLFVDGASSSVGASSVKLT
- a CDS encoding fructose-1,6-bisphosphatase, whose product is MAAFDHNPHDFKYLRLLSRQFPTEQSAFTEIINLSAILNLPKGTEHFMSDVHGEYEAFMHILNNCSGVVREHVDEIFGDTLSFGEKGELCTLIYYPREKIDLVRSRREDSPTWYKTMLDQLIVVARSLSSRYTRSKVRKAIPRDYAYIIDELLHTHPDENNYRVRYHERIIESILETASADDFIESLASLIKRLAVDHLHLVGDIFDRGGGAAKIMDCLLTYHSLDIQWGNHDLLWMGAAAGEPACIATVLRNNLRYDNYEILENDYGISLRELVAFADATYTAGESISPLIKAINVLLFKLEGQIIQRHPEFDMADRLLLDKIDHDAGTVALADGSVWPLTTNDFPTVDPADPYTLTPQEQHIIDKLVSEFVTADHLHRHIDFLYTHGSMYKVTNGNLLFHGCVPLNEDGTFSSMNCLGTWHAGRDYFDFCDHIARRAWRVGDRDALDWMWYLWIGFNSPASGRVVRTFERAYIADKSTWVEPMDPYYTLTTSSSVCDDIMREFGVAPMACSPTGHIINGHTPVKTTKGEQPIRANGKLLVIDGGFCRAYHPKTGIAGYTLISSSRGCRLKSHQAFTTVAEALTRNIDIESETNRFDEADRRRMVSDTDTGAKIRSQIQDLRQLLDAYRNGAIEERA
- a CDS encoding DUF4430 domain-containing protein, whose product is MSNKSKDADPKQPDSSFIQFDDAKQQGAASAASASRRKALLGVLAAACTILIVVSLGFVHPSESGAWSIDWIVQTVTGESVVAKDTKGFGSTTTTTSGEASSKDSESSNKESDKNSDSKKSEDRGGKKSGDKSAAQNTGAGDTSNASGGASSGGGQSSDGASSSNGGNASSGSQSGSQESNYVTVTVSVTSSAVGNPVSSGGTFTFNEGATVYDALCALGLSVNAHGSSYGTYVSAIGGLAEKQYGGTSGWMYSVNGTTPMTACSNYVLSNGDNVVWYYVTG
- a CDS encoding GtrA family protein, coding for MRKALAQPHTKQFLKFAVVGLISFGIDWGMLIALVELFHLDFLMSTTISFTTSVVVNYWLSMKYVFDHREGMSRKREFTIFTILSVIGLGLNDLYMFVGVTFLSIGYQAMKAIATFLVTWYNYFSRRFFLEGAQS
- a CDS encoding GtrA family protein — protein: MQKLLAQIMKFGVVGVIATVIDFGIMNLLHYGLGLNILIANTSGFIVSLIFNYVASMKYVFAHKEGMSRRREFIIFVVLSVIGLALNDGIVLALNAGLGLEANIAKICATALVMVYNFVTRKIFLEGEQTK
- a CDS encoding ABC1 kinase family protein, translated to MADSTTDYNNLDPLGDETAVVDEVEAAVSGARKKPRAVDMVPEEPDAMAPDEEYQLTPAGRRERIGQIVRLIKKYRVWDNLTPVRLRRLLEELGPMFVKMGQILANRSEILPQRFCDELRRLRSDVDPVPYEVVLRCLEEEYGQRLGQMFDAIDPNPLGSASLAQVHRARLVTGEDVAVKVQRPGAQQVMAQDIDIIRSVVRIVSKFVNTDQFVDLHGVVEELWTSFREETNFLAEAKNLNDFYEFHKSVHGVTCPKSYLDLCTEHVVVMDYVDGISIADPERLVAEGYDLEKIGAAIVEDYSTQVLDDGFFHADPHAGNIILKDGIVYFIDLGMVGRMSSHDRGIVKDMIFAVAEGDVPKLKDSLMRFAVTRGDSAELDHSAFLSDLDFIVADFAGLDLKDLDIGEFLTSLLNLARKNDVELPSVVTMFARGMVTLEGLLTEYMPNVNMIQIIQAHIKNEKSAYVRVREMGRDFAASSYRAAKGSLEAAEYLGLASRMLTRGQLKVNTQIMSSDKALRQLGGIIDRMSMAIVIAGLFIGSSVVYYARIEPVVFGIPVIGFMGYVSALVLALMLGREIWRNSHGGKR